A window of the Cannabis sativa cultivar Pink pepper isolate KNU-18-1 chromosome X, ASM2916894v1, whole genome shotgun sequence genome harbors these coding sequences:
- the LOC133032117 gene encoding uncharacterized protein LOC133032117, whose protein sequence is MATQSLAPYKKPAPMKKDVSNRDITKFCHFHGDYGHDTNECNNLKREIEFLIRKNNRHVQKYVKVNQNQRGDNNQDVLPPPVDGHLQVIIGGSHIARDSGEARERYARTVQHEQEEVVLAIEGRKPKIPRAGEPTITFNDEDTVKIRFSHNDPLVVEVQIANKMVARTMIDNRASSNILFKTTYGSGPGSAPIPDLG, encoded by the coding sequence ATGGCTACTCAGTCATTAGccccgtacaagaagcccgcACCCATGAAAAAAGATGTCAGCAATAGAGACATTACCAAGTTTTGTCATTTTCATGGGGATTACGGCCAtgacaccaatgaatgcaacaatctgaagcgggaaattgaattcctgATAAGGAAAAATAATCGGCACgtacagaagtatgtcaaggtcAATCAGAATCAGAGGGGCGATAACAACCAAGACGTGCTACCACCACCAGTAGATGGACATctgcaagtcattattggaggtTCACACATAGCTAGAGATTCAGGCGAAGCCCGTgagaggtatgcccgaacagtacaacacgagcaagaagaagtagtCCTGGCCATAGAAGGGAGGAAGCCGAAGATCCCACGAGCAGGGGAACCCACCATAACATTTAATGATGAAGATACTGTCAAGATCAGATTTTCGCACAACGACCcgttggtcgtggaagtccagatagccaacAAGATGGTAGCCAGAACCATGATAGATAATCGAGCCTCTTCCAACATCTTATTCAAGACCACAtatggttcgggtccagggtcgGCACCGATTCCAGATCTGGGTTGA